In a single window of the Geotrypetes seraphini chromosome 11, aGeoSer1.1, whole genome shotgun sequence genome:
- the LOC117369425 gene encoding uncharacterized protein LOC117369425 isoform X2, with translation MKPKPPPTTSIPQSALQQVSAPAEGKRAPEKKTNSSSAKHPSAVISHHKALDKISHSSSTPSTVDLQSSVFGRSSSSMSSLTVPIRLDTLSYLLNNVFMGHCRMLPQRPHCGSQCAAMPFCPINPAPVCSSQMGQYTQLSCGCTAHFTPTTCFSQLPAYPGGINTDPSRMLGRPAGCQSDVSCIYPPVIMNQSTGACNTTGGGCDQRRGGNLSMPETKRLLPERYGERQCGSFGSARGTFSKSSECQSAPQEWSFEGSPNRSFGGSPKRGFGGWKENQGRGGHHWSERPPRDGGRFTGRSNSEFNSGSWRRNSRDENRGLQFGEKTWNSEFGNRKRNHEERLWPTEEEQPPKQGLWSNSTEGAKGRGGRPWQQRKGPGNSSVQSDLGAYGDCFKSNSLVPSRGITTSATAKQGFSTEDWEVDYEPGKLPTTGFKATNGLDQKSLDTKPQVADTKQEDWETDYIKEGNRSPLAELKITKNSKDLKEAVITAKEKSDDNPGVFEKYLRGFFSDMIPKGEKNSLPGDVDEGECSDSIEEVDVGEEISSPSSAKVVICSLPPSPLPVAHSKENTEASKDEGECSDSIEEVDVEEEILSPSSTNVVICSPPPSPLPVAHSKENTEASKDEGECSDSIEEVDVGEEISSPSSTKVVICSPPPSPLPVAHIKENTKASKASEPQNECSSETAIQEDSSIIECDTLNDLEEGEEINVEVKNPTEEKDPNNDSDIQDCLKCSEKGELSNS, from the coding sequence ATGAAACCTAAGCCACCTCCCACCACCAGCATACCTCAGTCAGCTCTGCAACAAGTGAGTGCACCAGCAGAGGGCAAGAGAGCACCAGAGAAGAAGACAAATAGCTCCTCTGCCAAACATCCTTCTGCTGTGATTTCCCATCACAAAGCACTGGACAAAATTAGCCATTCTTCTTCAACCCCCAGTACAGTAGACCTGCAGAGCTCAGTGTTTGGTCGATCATCTTCTTCCATGTCCTCACTGACGGTCCCTATTCGTCTTGACACCCTTTCCTACTTGCTGAACAATGTCTTTATGGGGCACTGCAGGATGTTACCTCAGAGGCCCCACTGTGGAAGTCAGTGTGCTGCTATGCCCTTTTGTCCAATCAATCCTGCTCCTGTGTGTTCCAGCCAGATGGGCCAGTACACACAACTCTCTTGTGGATGCACTGCACATTTCACACCCACAACCTGCTTCAGTCAGTTACCGGCCTATCCAGGAGGTATAAACACTGACCCTTCAAGGATGTTGGGGAGGCCAGCGGGATGCCAGAGTGATGTTTCCTGTATTTATCCACCAGTAATTATGAACCAGAGCACGGGAGCTTGTAATACAACTGGAGGAGGTTGTGACCAGCGCAGAGGTGGTAACTTGAGTATGCCAGAAACCAAAAGATTGCTGCCAGAAAGATATGGTGAAAGACAGTGTGGCAGCTTTGGTTCAGCAAGAGGCACTTTTTCCAAAAGTAGTGAGTGCCAGAGTGCCCCACAAGAATGGAGCTTTGAAGGTTCCCCAAACAGGAGCTTTGGAGGCTCCCCAAAGAGAGGCTTTGGAGGATGGAAGGAAAATCAGGGGAGAGGTGGACACCACTGGTCTGAGAGGCCCCCGAGAGATGGTGGCAGGTTTACTGGACGATCCAACAGTGAATTCAATTCTGGTTCCTGGCGAAGAAACTCTAGGGATGAGAATAGAGGCTTGCAGTTTGGAGAAAAAACTTGGAATTCTGAGTTTGGCAACCGGAAACGGAACCATGAAGAAAGACTGTGGCCTACAGAAGAAGAGCAGCCTCCAAAGCAAGGACTTTGGTCAAACAGTACAGAAGGAGCAAAGGGTAGAGGTGGAAGACCATGGCAGCAAAGAAAAGGACCTGGAAATTCCTCAGTTCAGTCAGACTTGGGAGCCTATGGAGACTGCTTCAAATCCAATTCATTGGTACCATCTAGAGGCATCACTACGTCAGCAACTGCTAAACAAGGGTTTTCAACTGAAGACTGGGAAGTAGACTATGAGCCGGGAAAGTTGCCTACAACAGGTTTCAAAGCCACCAATGGACTGGACCAAAAGTCATTGGATACCAAACCTCAAGTAGCCGATACAAAACAAGAAGACTGGGAAACTGACTATATAAAGGAGGGTAACCGTAGTCCACTAGCAGAATTGAAAATCACCAAAAATTCCAAAGACCTCAAAGAAGCTGTGATCACAGCCAAGGAAAAGTCTGATGACAACCCAGGAGTGTTTGAGAAATACTTAAGAGGCTTCTTCTCAGATATGATCCCCAAAGGAGAAAAGAACAGTCTTCCAGGGGATGTGGATGAAGGAGAATGCAGTGATAGCATAGAAGAGGTGGATGTGGGAGAGGAAATTTCTAGTCCAAGCAGTGCAAAGGTGGTGATATGTTCACTACCACCATCACCCTTACCAGTGGCTCACAGTAAGGAGAACACTGAGGCCTCCAAAGATGAAGGAGAATGCAGTGATAGCATAGAAGAGGTGGATGTGGAAGAGGAAATTTTGAGTCCTAGCAGTACAAATGTGGTGATATgttcaccaccaccatcacccttGCCAGTGGCTCACAGTAAGGAGAACACTGAGGCTTCCAAAGATGAAGGAGAATGCAGTGATAGCATAGAAGAGGTGGATGTGGGAGAGGAAATTTCGAGTCCAAGCAGTACAAAGGTGGTGATATgttcaccaccaccatcacccttGCCAGTGGCTCACATTAAGGAGAACACTAAGGCCTCCAAAGCATCGGAACCACAGAATGAATGCTCTAGTGAAACAGCTATACAAGAGGATTCGAGCATCATTGAATGCGATACCCTAAACGATTTGGAGGAGGGTGAGGAAATTAATGTGGAGGTCAAGAATCCCACAGAAGAGAAGGATCCTAACAATGATAGTGATATCCAGGACTGTCTGAAGTGTTCTGAGAAAGGGGAACTCTCCAACTCTTAG
- the LOC117369425 gene encoding uncharacterized protein LOC117369425 isoform X1, whose product MASATGEDNGRQQLTSQSVTIEKKAECMKPKPPPTTSIPQSALQQVSAPAEGKRAPEKKTNSSSAKHPSAVISHHKALDKISHSSSTPSTVDLQSSVFGRSSSSMSSLTVPIRLDTLSYLLNNVFMGHCRMLPQRPHCGSQCAAMPFCPINPAPVCSSQMGQYTQLSCGCTAHFTPTTCFSQLPAYPGGINTDPSRMLGRPAGCQSDVSCIYPPVIMNQSTGACNTTGGGCDQRRGGNLSMPETKRLLPERYGERQCGSFGSARGTFSKSSECQSAPQEWSFEGSPNRSFGGSPKRGFGGWKENQGRGGHHWSERPPRDGGRFTGRSNSEFNSGSWRRNSRDENRGLQFGEKTWNSEFGNRKRNHEERLWPTEEEQPPKQGLWSNSTEGAKGRGGRPWQQRKGPGNSSVQSDLGAYGDCFKSNSLVPSRGITTSATAKQGFSTEDWEVDYEPGKLPTTGFKATNGLDQKSLDTKPQVADTKQEDWETDYIKEGNRSPLAELKITKNSKDLKEAVITAKEKSDDNPGVFEKYLRGFFSDMIPKGEKNSLPGDVDEGECSDSIEEVDVGEEISSPSSAKVVICSLPPSPLPVAHSKENTEASKDEGECSDSIEEVDVEEEILSPSSTNVVICSPPPSPLPVAHSKENTEASKDEGECSDSIEEVDVGEEISSPSSTKVVICSPPPSPLPVAHIKENTKASKASEPQNECSSETAIQEDSSIIECDTLNDLEEGEEINVEVKNPTEEKDPNNDSDIQDCLKCSEKGELSNS is encoded by the exons ATGGCGAGCGCAACGGG agaGGATAATGGGAGACAGCAGCTCACCAGTCAATCTGTAACAATTGAAAAGAAGGCAGAATGTATGAAACCTAAGCCACCTCCCACCACCAGCATACCTCAGTCAGCTCTGCAACAAGTGAGTGCACCAGCAGAGGGCAAGAGAGCACCAGAGAAGAAGACAAATAGCTCCTCTGCCAAACATCCTTCTGCTGTGATTTCCCATCACAAAGCACTGGACAAAATTAGCCATTCTTCTTCAACCCCCAGTACAGTAGACCTGCAGAGCTCAGTGTTTGGTCGATCATCTTCTTCCATGTCCTCACTGACGGTCCCTATTCGTCTTGACACCCTTTCCTACTTGCTGAACAATGTCTTTATGGGGCACTGCAGGATGTTACCTCAGAGGCCCCACTGTGGAAGTCAGTGTGCTGCTATGCCCTTTTGTCCAATCAATCCTGCTCCTGTGTGTTCCAGCCAGATGGGCCAGTACACACAACTCTCTTGTGGATGCACTGCACATTTCACACCCACAACCTGCTTCAGTCAGTTACCGGCCTATCCAGGAGGTATAAACACTGACCCTTCAAGGATGTTGGGGAGGCCAGCGGGATGCCAGAGTGATGTTTCCTGTATTTATCCACCAGTAATTATGAACCAGAGCACGGGAGCTTGTAATACAACTGGAGGAGGTTGTGACCAGCGCAGAGGTGGTAACTTGAGTATGCCAGAAACCAAAAGATTGCTGCCAGAAAGATATGGTGAAAGACAGTGTGGCAGCTTTGGTTCAGCAAGAGGCACTTTTTCCAAAAGTAGTGAGTGCCAGAGTGCCCCACAAGAATGGAGCTTTGAAGGTTCCCCAAACAGGAGCTTTGGAGGCTCCCCAAAGAGAGGCTTTGGAGGATGGAAGGAAAATCAGGGGAGAGGTGGACACCACTGGTCTGAGAGGCCCCCGAGAGATGGTGGCAGGTTTACTGGACGATCCAACAGTGAATTCAATTCTGGTTCCTGGCGAAGAAACTCTAGGGATGAGAATAGAGGCTTGCAGTTTGGAGAAAAAACTTGGAATTCTGAGTTTGGCAACCGGAAACGGAACCATGAAGAAAGACTGTGGCCTACAGAAGAAGAGCAGCCTCCAAAGCAAGGACTTTGGTCAAACAGTACAGAAGGAGCAAAGGGTAGAGGTGGAAGACCATGGCAGCAAAGAAAAGGACCTGGAAATTCCTCAGTTCAGTCAGACTTGGGAGCCTATGGAGACTGCTTCAAATCCAATTCATTGGTACCATCTAGAGGCATCACTACGTCAGCAACTGCTAAACAAGGGTTTTCAACTGAAGACTGGGAAGTAGACTATGAGCCGGGAAAGTTGCCTACAACAGGTTTCAAAGCCACCAATGGACTGGACCAAAAGTCATTGGATACCAAACCTCAAGTAGCCGATACAAAACAAGAAGACTGGGAAACTGACTATATAAAGGAGGGTAACCGTAGTCCACTAGCAGAATTGAAAATCACCAAAAATTCCAAAGACCTCAAAGAAGCTGTGATCACAGCCAAGGAAAAGTCTGATGACAACCCAGGAGTGTTTGAGAAATACTTAAGAGGCTTCTTCTCAGATATGATCCCCAAAGGAGAAAAGAACAGTCTTCCAGGGGATGTGGATGAAGGAGAATGCAGTGATAGCATAGAAGAGGTGGATGTGGGAGAGGAAATTTCTAGTCCAAGCAGTGCAAAGGTGGTGATATGTTCACTACCACCATCACCCTTACCAGTGGCTCACAGTAAGGAGAACACTGAGGCCTCCAAAGATGAAGGAGAATGCAGTGATAGCATAGAAGAGGTGGATGTGGAAGAGGAAATTTTGAGTCCTAGCAGTACAAATGTGGTGATATgttcaccaccaccatcacccttGCCAGTGGCTCACAGTAAGGAGAACACTGAGGCTTCCAAAGATGAAGGAGAATGCAGTGATAGCATAGAAGAGGTGGATGTGGGAGAGGAAATTTCGAGTCCAAGCAGTACAAAGGTGGTGATATgttcaccaccaccatcacccttGCCAGTGGCTCACATTAAGGAGAACACTAAGGCCTCCAAAGCATCGGAACCACAGAATGAATGCTCTAGTGAAACAGCTATACAAGAGGATTCGAGCATCATTGAATGCGATACCCTAAACGATTTGGAGGAGGGTGAGGAAATTAATGTGGAGGTCAAGAATCCCACAGAAGAGAAGGATCCTAACAATGATAGTGATATCCAGGACTGTCTGAAGTGTTCTGAGAAAGGGGAACTCTCCAACTCTTAG